A genomic window from Streptomyces mirabilis includes:
- a CDS encoding carbohydrate kinase family protein: MGDERPDVMLTGLLFYDLVLTGLGKPPTAGEEIWTEGMGVSPGGIANLAVAASRFGLRTSLATVFGDDSYGAYCREVLADQEGIDLSLSRTADGWHTPVTVSLAHGNDRALVTHGQEPPYSQDELMGDPPEARTALVHIEAEPRAWLAKAAAAGTRIYADVGWDPTQQWSRDLLDQLSLCHAFLPNETEAMAYTRTESAVAALGTLTELVPVAVVTRGGDGAVAVDQTTGEYAEVPALPVDVLDATGAGDVFGASFVAASLGGWPLEERLRFAVLAAGLSVQRHGGALAAPGWYGVHRWWQTLEDRELRRAYGFLADRVPADPGPPVRPAPVTPPDATRRPGTPR, from the coding sequence GTGGGTGACGAACGGCCCGATGTGATGCTGACCGGGCTGCTCTTCTACGACCTCGTTCTCACCGGACTGGGGAAGCCGCCGACGGCCGGCGAGGAGATCTGGACCGAGGGAATGGGCGTGAGCCCCGGCGGCATCGCCAACCTGGCGGTCGCGGCCTCCCGGTTCGGCCTGCGCACCTCTTTGGCCACGGTCTTCGGCGACGACTCCTACGGCGCGTACTGCCGTGAGGTCCTCGCCGACCAGGAGGGCATCGACCTCTCCCTGTCCCGCACCGCGGACGGCTGGCACACTCCCGTCACCGTCTCGCTGGCCCACGGCAACGACCGGGCCCTGGTCACCCACGGCCAGGAACCGCCGTACTCGCAGGACGAGCTGATGGGCGACCCGCCCGAGGCGCGCACCGCCCTCGTGCACATCGAGGCCGAACCGCGCGCCTGGCTCGCCAAGGCCGCGGCGGCCGGCACCCGGATCTACGCGGACGTCGGCTGGGACCCCACACAACAGTGGTCCCGGGACCTCCTCGACCAGCTCTCCCTGTGTCACGCCTTCCTCCCGAACGAGACGGAGGCGATGGCGTACACGCGCACCGAGAGCGCGGTCGCGGCCCTGGGCACGCTGACCGAGCTGGTGCCGGTCGCCGTGGTCACCCGGGGCGGCGACGGCGCGGTCGCGGTGGACCAGACGACGGGCGAGTACGCGGAGGTGCCGGCCCTCCCCGTCGACGTCCTGGACGCGACGGGTGCCGGGGACGTCTTCGGCGCGAGCTTCGTCGCCGCCTCGCTCGGCGGCTGGCCGCTGGAGGAACGGCTGCGCTTCGCGGTGCTGGCCGCGGGTCTGTCCGTACAGCGGCACGGCGGTGCGCTGGCCGCGCCCGGCTGGTACGGCGTCCACCGCTGGTGGCAGACGCTCGAAGACCGTGAACTGCGGCGTGCGTACGGCTTCCTGGCCGACCGCGTCCCGGCGGACCCGGGCCCGCCCGTCCGTCCCGCCCCCGTGACCCCGCCCGACGCCACGCGTCGGCCGGGCACACCCCGATGA
- a CDS encoding LamG-like jellyroll fold domain-containing protein, whose translation MCTSHDQATEAEQAGAGRRNFLRATALIGAAATTSVALPAVTAQAATREANWRPDADSRRFTLAVMPDTQYLFDGASINPAPIEASLRYLLEHGKDENIVFLSHLGDLTENGAQPEFAAAGKAFELLDRCGVGYSVLAGNHDIRSSTNDQRGATPYLDVFGPQRFRGRRTFGGASPDGYNTFHLFRAAGMEWLVLALDWRLSAQGYAWAKDVIAQHPKTPVILTTHELVVDDDTLSSYGQQLWDQLIHDHDQIFLTLNGHYWPAARATRTNAAGHDVHLHLTNYQNRYYGGAAMIRLYRFDLDRNTIDVETISPWILGRAAKGLNELERQEIELSGDADRFSVAVDFESRFAGFAPVPARSARPVSEMLVRGTLAYWRFDGHADGTAAEGTVRDRSGHGNDLTVVKVGDGALTWSSAHHPDQPGHGSLFLQGGKPPLKGAYLRTVDGAPLNSATFQRGYTIEAFYQLPADWNASHNAWASLISRTGTGGGAGKTADDPDEPLATLSLSDGPGPQWAVRPLNQQGIVTNWGDETAREQWWHVAVVNDGSHTTMYVQGCPVARNPHTVAVGLTSLGLPWLLGGYEYAGRIDQILYGRLGDVRIVERALSVAQFMNH comes from the coding sequence GTGTGCACTTCGCATGACCAGGCGACGGAGGCCGAGCAGGCCGGCGCCGGCAGACGCAACTTCCTGCGGGCCACGGCCCTGATCGGCGCGGCTGCCACCACCTCGGTGGCCCTGCCCGCGGTGACGGCACAGGCGGCGACGCGTGAGGCGAACTGGCGGCCCGACGCCGACAGCCGCCGCTTCACGCTCGCCGTCATGCCCGACACGCAGTACCTCTTCGACGGGGCGAGCATCAACCCGGCGCCGATCGAGGCCTCGCTGCGCTATCTCCTGGAGCACGGCAAGGACGAGAACATCGTCTTCCTCTCGCACCTGGGCGACCTCACCGAGAACGGGGCGCAGCCCGAGTTCGCCGCCGCGGGCAAGGCATTCGAGCTGCTCGACCGGTGCGGCGTCGGCTACAGCGTGCTCGCGGGCAACCACGACATCAGGTCGTCCACGAACGACCAGCGGGGCGCGACCCCCTACCTGGACGTCTTCGGCCCGCAGCGCTTCCGGGGCAGGCGCACCTTCGGCGGCGCCTCTCCGGACGGCTACAACACCTTCCACCTGTTCCGGGCGGCGGGCATGGAGTGGCTCGTCCTCGCCCTGGACTGGCGGCTGTCGGCGCAGGGCTACGCGTGGGCGAAGGACGTCATCGCCCAGCACCCGAAGACGCCGGTCATCCTCACCACGCACGAGCTGGTCGTGGACGACGACACCCTGTCCTCGTACGGGCAGCAGCTCTGGGACCAGCTGATCCACGACCACGACCAGATCTTCCTGACCCTGAACGGGCACTACTGGCCCGCCGCCCGCGCCACCCGCACCAACGCGGCCGGGCACGACGTCCATCTCCACCTGACGAACTATCAGAACCGTTACTACGGCGGGGCGGCGATGATCCGCCTCTACCGCTTCGACCTCGACCGCAACACCATCGACGTCGAGACCATCTCGCCGTGGATCCTTGGCCGCGCGGCCAAGGGGCTCAACGAGCTGGAGCGGCAGGAGATCGAACTCAGCGGTGACGCCGACCGGTTCTCGGTCGCCGTCGACTTCGAGTCCCGCTTCGCGGGCTTCGCGCCGGTGCCCGCCCGCTCGGCGCGGCCGGTGTCCGAGATGCTGGTCCGGGGCACACTCGCCTACTGGCGCTTCGACGGGCACGCGGACGGTACGGCGGCCGAGGGCACGGTGCGCGACCGGTCCGGGCACGGCAACGACCTGACCGTGGTCAAGGTAGGCGACGGCGCCCTCACCTGGTCCTCCGCCCACCACCCCGACCAGCCGGGTCACGGCAGCCTCTTCCTCCAGGGCGGCAAGCCCCCGCTGAAGGGCGCGTATCTGCGCACGGTCGACGGGGCGCCCCTCAACTCGGCCACCTTCCAGCGCGGTTACACCATCGAGGCCTTCTACCAGCTCCCCGCCGACTGGAACGCCTCGCACAACGCCTGGGCCTCGCTGATCAGCCGTACCGGCACGGGCGGTGGCGCGGGCAAGACCGCCGACGACCCGGACGAGCCGCTCGCCACCCTCTCCCTCTCCGACGGGCCCGGCCCGCAGTGGGCCGTCCGGCCGCTCAACCAGCAGGGCATCGTCACCAACTGGGGCGACGAGACGGCCCGCGAGCAGTGGTGGCACGTCGCCGTCGTCAACGACGGCTCGCACACCACGATGTACGTCCAGGGCTGCCCGGTCGCCCGCAACCCGCACACCGTCGCGGTCGGTCTCACCTCGCTCGGGCTGCCCTGGCTGCTCGGCGGCTACGAGTACGCGGGCAGGATCGACCAGATCCTGTACGGGCGACTCGGCGACGTACGGATCGTCGAGCGGGCGCTTTCCGTCGCGCAGTTCATGAACCACTGA
- a CDS encoding sugar ABC transporter permease translates to MATAPVVDTPPAALAETPVTHPKKGILSYWRLYAAISPFYLLFLAFGLIPVGFSLYLSFHRWDGLGTMEFAGLSQYRYLLSDTQFWTSIGNTLIIWALATFPMIFLAMVTAVMLNSAVRFKNLYRFAYFLPNVTSIVAVAIIFGSVFSTNFGLANALLQAVGLDQVAWLNTPWGIKVAIAVLMTWQWTGYNAIIFLAGLQTIPGELYEAARMDGAGPVQTFFRITLPLMRPVLLFVLIISTVTGLQTFSEPQVLLQTTDNNSSFAGGPGHSGQTMVLYFFQQTFDNNDFGYGAAVAWGIFLVVIIFSIINWRLVQRRGED, encoded by the coding sequence ATGGCTACCGCACCCGTGGTCGACACACCTCCCGCGGCCCTCGCCGAGACCCCCGTCACCCACCCCAAGAAGGGCATCCTCAGCTACTGGCGGCTGTACGCCGCGATCTCCCCCTTCTATCTGTTGTTCCTCGCCTTCGGTCTGATCCCGGTCGGCTTCTCGCTCTATCTGTCGTTCCACCGTTGGGACGGCCTCGGCACGATGGAGTTCGCGGGGCTCTCGCAGTACCGCTATCTGCTGTCGGACACCCAGTTCTGGACCTCGATCGGGAACACGCTCATCATCTGGGCGCTGGCCACCTTCCCGATGATCTTCCTGGCGATGGTCACGGCCGTGATGCTCAACTCGGCCGTCCGCTTCAAGAACCTCTATCGCTTCGCCTACTTCCTGCCGAACGTCACCTCGATCGTCGCGGTCGCGATCATCTTCGGCTCGGTCTTCTCCACCAACTTCGGTCTGGCGAACGCCCTGCTCCAGGCGGTCGGCCTCGACCAGGTGGCCTGGCTGAACACTCCGTGGGGCATCAAGGTCGCCATCGCCGTGCTGATGACCTGGCAGTGGACCGGCTACAACGCGATCATCTTCCTCGCGGGGCTCCAGACGATCCCCGGCGAGCTGTACGAGGCGGCGCGGATGGACGGCGCCGGGCCCGTCCAGACCTTCTTCCGGATCACGCTGCCGCTGATGCGTCCGGTGCTGCTGTTCGTGCTCATCATCTCGACGGTCACGGGCCTGCAGACCTTCTCCGAACCGCAGGTGCTGCTGCAGACCACGGACAACAACTCGTCGTTCGCGGGCGGCCCCGGCCACTCGGGCCAGACGATGGTCCTCTACTTCTTCCAGCAGACCTTCGACAACAACGACTTCGGTTACGGCGCCGCCGTGGCCTGGGGCATCTTCCTCGTCGTCATCATCTTCTCGATCATCAACTGGCGCCTGGTGCAGCGCCGGGGCGAAGACTAG
- a CDS encoding ABC transporter substrate-binding protein, protein MRLSRRGLLRAGLAGTAATALGGLATGCGVPTGSTGRNMVLWYWSGGLSPKVVQDAKARYDSAVNLQAIQIGGYYRSKLMTTMTGRAHIPDIAGLKGEDMASYLPNSDQFVDLRTLGAEKLKDQYLPWKWDQGIAPDGSMVGFPIDCGPVAHYYQPAVFQKAGLAYEPADVSRELATWDQFFAAGEQLKKRLPGTFILTDALSVFGISVNQTTKRFVDKDRHFIGDQEHVRTAWDRSVEATRRGLVSKIINGTADNTSATERGLLPSQLNASWAAGDIKLNVPKTKGKWRVAACPGGPSNIGGSFLAITKACREPEKAFEMITWMLDASNQAQGFVDSVLFPSTPASYAMQKLREPDAFFGDQVTMDVFGPAAQNIPVAFNSPYDIALSTPINDELRNFSVLGKDPDKAWRDAMSKCRRIADHLGVSY, encoded by the coding sequence GTGCGGCTCTCACGAAGGGGCCTGCTGCGCGCCGGCCTGGCCGGTACGGCCGCCACGGCGCTGGGCGGCCTGGCGACCGGCTGCGGCGTTCCGACCGGCTCGACCGGACGCAACATGGTCCTGTGGTACTGGAGCGGCGGGCTGAGCCCGAAAGTCGTCCAGGACGCCAAGGCCCGCTACGACAGCGCGGTGAATCTGCAGGCCATCCAGATCGGCGGCTACTACCGCTCGAAGCTGATGACCACGATGACCGGACGCGCCCACATTCCGGACATAGCCGGGCTCAAGGGCGAGGACATGGCCTCGTATCTGCCCAACTCCGACCAGTTCGTGGACCTGCGCACGCTCGGTGCCGAGAAACTGAAGGATCAGTACCTGCCCTGGAAGTGGGATCAGGGCATCGCCCCGGACGGTTCGATGGTGGGCTTCCCGATCGACTGCGGTCCGGTCGCGCACTACTACCAGCCCGCCGTCTTCCAGAAGGCCGGACTGGCCTACGAGCCCGCGGACGTCTCCAGGGAGCTGGCCACCTGGGACCAGTTCTTCGCGGCCGGCGAGCAGCTGAAGAAGCGCCTCCCCGGCACGTTCATCCTGACCGACGCGCTCAGTGTCTTCGGCATCTCGGTCAACCAGACGACGAAGCGGTTCGTCGACAAGGACCGGCACTTCATCGGCGACCAGGAGCACGTACGCACCGCCTGGGACCGTTCCGTCGAGGCCACCCGTCGCGGACTGGTCTCGAAGATCATCAACGGTACGGCCGACAACACCTCGGCCACCGAGCGGGGTCTGCTGCCCAGCCAGCTGAACGCCTCCTGGGCGGCCGGCGACATCAAGCTCAACGTACCGAAGACCAAGGGCAAGTGGCGGGTGGCCGCGTGTCCGGGCGGTCCCTCGAACATCGGCGGCTCGTTCCTCGCGATCACCAAGGCGTGCCGGGAGCCCGAGAAGGCCTTCGAGATGATCACCTGGATGCTCGACGCGAGCAACCAGGCCCAGGGCTTCGTCGACTCGGTGCTCTTCCCCTCGACCCCTGCGTCCTACGCGATGCAGAAGCTGCGCGAACCCGACGCCTTCTTCGGCGACCAGGTCACCATGGACGTCTTCGGTCCGGCGGCGCAGAACATCCCGGTCGCCTTCAACAGCCCGTACGACATCGCGCTGAGCACCCCGATCAACGACGAGCTGCGGAACTTCTCCGTCCTCGGCAAGGACCCGGACAAGGCCTGGAGGGACGCCATGAGCAAGTGCCGGCGCATCGCGGACCACCTGGGGGTGAGTTACTGA
- a CDS encoding carbohydrate ABC transporter permease, with translation MAILKGSSASMKGAGHTSTIKGSRRRGIALHLSLIIGLLLSVFPFYWAVIMSTHSSTEIFSYPPKLLPGSHFLENVRNLFDNVDFFGSMFNSLLVACSVTVLVLFFDSLAAFVFAKFQFPGRRVLFALMMVIFMVPAQLQAIPQFVIMAKLGWIGSMTALIVPAAANAFGIFWMRQYMKSAIHDELIDASKLDGAGFLRQYWHVALPVVRPGLAFLGIFTFMGQWNDYAWPLIALTNPDNVTLQVALSQLNGVHGTTDYGMVMTGALLALVPLLIVFAIGAKQIIADLGKGAIR, from the coding sequence ATGGCAATCCTCAAGGGTTCATCGGCCTCCATGAAGGGGGCGGGGCACACGTCGACCATCAAGGGGTCACGGCGCCGGGGCATCGCCCTCCACCTCTCCCTGATCATCGGTCTGCTGCTCTCGGTCTTCCCGTTCTACTGGGCCGTGATCATGTCGACGCACTCGTCGACGGAGATCTTCTCCTACCCGCCGAAGCTGCTGCCCGGCTCGCACTTCCTCGAGAACGTCCGCAACCTCTTCGACAACGTCGACTTCTTCGGGTCGATGTTCAACTCGCTGCTGGTCGCGTGCTCGGTGACCGTCCTGGTCCTGTTCTTCGACTCGCTGGCCGCGTTCGTGTTCGCCAAGTTCCAGTTCCCGGGCCGCCGGGTGCTGTTCGCGCTGATGATGGTCATCTTCATGGTCCCGGCGCAGCTCCAGGCGATCCCCCAGTTCGTGATCATGGCGAAGCTGGGCTGGATCGGCTCGATGACCGCGCTGATCGTCCCGGCGGCGGCCAACGCGTTCGGCATCTTCTGGATGCGCCAGTACATGAAGAGCGCGATCCACGACGAGCTGATCGACGCCTCCAAGCTGGACGGGGCGGGCTTCCTGCGCCAGTACTGGCACGTGGCGCTCCCGGTGGTCCGGCCGGGCCTCGCCTTCCTCGGCATCTTCACCTTCATGGGCCAGTGGAACGACTACGCCTGGCCGCTGATCGCCCTCACCAACCCGGACAACGTGACCCTCCAGGTCGCGCTCTCCCAGCTGAACGGTGTCCACGGCACCACCGACTACGGAATGGTCATGACCGGCGCGCTTCTCGCCCTCGTCCCCCTGCTGATCGTCTTCGCGATCGGCGCCAAGCAGATCATCGCGGACCTCGGCAAGGGAGCCATCCGCTGA
- a CDS encoding glycoside hydrolase family 2 TIM barrel-domain containing protein has protein sequence MTDPLLALRPWEAPEVTSWGRLPMNAVDRRAGALSLDGSWRFQLLPTPTSAPGLAWSSLRVPGSWTTQDTDDLPQYTNFTMPWGEFPPTSPDANPTGVYEREVDVPAEWAGRRIVLQVGAAESVLLVHVDGRPVGVSKDSHLAAEFDLSDVVRPGERASLRLTVVKWSDASHLEDQDQWWHAGITRSVLLYATDPLWLADVTVRTRCDGGLRVDCHVRDAGGALPEGWYVTGELDGQPLTQDAAYERFKEEDGRVSDFLGEARLTTVVAGVRTWTAETPELYALIVRLHRADGSVADTSHHRVGFREVEIRGRDLLLNGERVYIRGVNRHDFHPLTGRTVSYDDMRADLVTLKRFGFNAIRAAHYPNDPTLLDLADELGFYVVDEANIEAHDHAHEIADDPRYLGAFVDRVSRMVLRDKNHPSVIIWSLGNESDYGANHDAAAGWLRRHDPSRPLQYEGAAKLGWADPKVASDIACPMYAPLEDCVAHALSGKQTKPLIQCEYSHAMGNSNGTLADHWAAIESTPGLQGGFIWEFWDHGILQRVNDGRPAGRGGTGLYDNGVAAPGHRWAYGGDFGETIHDGAFVADGVVFPDRTPKPVMYEHREIAAPVRLAYVGGELRLTNHQHFRGLEWLTAEWELSLAEGGTLTAAAELPDVRAGESVAVPMPFALPEDGGEAWLTLRVTTADEEAWAPRGTEVCVPQVRLRAATPVGSAALPDSAVEVDEDGLLVHPLLTAAPVLSLWRTPTDNDELGGMAVRWRAWGLDAPARKLVDVRREDGGVTVVAEYATLAGAVRHEQMFTRVEGGVRIEETAQLPAALDDVPRVGSVFETVAGLDVLEWYGQGPWESYPDRSTGAPVGHHSLPVDELFTPYLRPQESGGRHGVRRFTLSAPDATGFAVALDEPRQVTVTRYRAADLAAATHHDELVPRPGCVVHLDAAHRGVGTASCGPDTSPGHLVPAGTHRWSWTLRVL, from the coding sequence ATGACGGACCCGCTGCTCGCGCTCCGCCCCTGGGAAGCACCTGAGGTGACCTCCTGGGGGCGGTTGCCCATGAACGCCGTCGACCGCCGGGCCGGTGCCCTCTCCCTGGACGGCTCCTGGCGCTTCCAATTGCTGCCCACGCCCACCTCGGCCCCCGGTCTCGCCTGGTCCTCGCTCCGGGTGCCCGGCTCCTGGACCACCCAGGACACCGACGACCTGCCGCAGTACACCAACTTCACGATGCCCTGGGGCGAGTTCCCGCCCACCTCGCCGGACGCGAATCCGACGGGTGTGTACGAGCGTGAGGTGGACGTCCCCGCCGAGTGGGCCGGCCGCCGGATCGTGCTCCAGGTCGGCGCCGCCGAGAGCGTGCTGCTGGTCCATGTGGACGGGCGGCCCGTCGGCGTGTCCAAGGACTCGCACCTCGCGGCCGAGTTCGACCTCTCCGACGTCGTACGACCCGGAGAGCGCGCCTCGCTGCGGCTCACCGTCGTCAAGTGGTCGGACGCCTCGCACCTCGAGGACCAGGATCAGTGGTGGCACGCCGGGATCACCCGCTCGGTGCTGCTGTACGCGACCGATCCGCTGTGGCTGGCCGACGTGACCGTACGGACGCGGTGCGACGGCGGCCTGCGGGTCGACTGCCACGTGCGGGACGCCGGGGGCGCGCTGCCGGAGGGCTGGTACGTCACCGGGGAGCTGGACGGCCAGCCGCTCACCCAGGACGCCGCGTACGAGCGGTTCAAGGAGGAGGACGGCCGGGTCTCCGACTTCCTCGGCGAGGCCCGTCTCACCACGGTCGTCGCGGGCGTCCGCACCTGGACCGCGGAGACGCCCGAACTGTACGCCCTGATCGTACGGCTGCACCGCGCCGACGGCTCGGTCGCCGACACCTCGCACCATCGCGTGGGCTTCCGCGAGGTCGAGATCCGCGGCCGGGACCTGCTCCTCAACGGCGAGCGGGTCTACATCCGGGGCGTCAACCGGCACGACTTCCACCCGCTGACGGGCCGGACGGTGTCGTACGACGACATGCGCGCCGATCTGGTGACGCTGAAGCGCTTCGGGTTCAACGCGATCCGTGCCGCCCACTACCCGAACGACCCGACCCTGCTCGACCTCGCGGACGAGCTGGGCTTCTACGTCGTGGACGAGGCGAACATCGAGGCGCACGACCACGCGCACGAGATCGCCGACGACCCCCGCTACCTCGGCGCCTTCGTGGACCGCGTCTCCCGTATGGTCCTGCGCGACAAGAACCACCCCTCGGTGATCATCTGGTCGCTGGGCAACGAGTCCGACTACGGCGCCAACCACGACGCCGCCGCGGGCTGGCTGCGCCGCCACGACCCGAGCCGGCCCCTCCAGTACGAGGGCGCGGCGAAGCTCGGCTGGGCCGACCCGAAGGTCGCCTCCGACATCGCCTGCCCCATGTACGCGCCGCTCGAGGACTGTGTCGCGCACGCCCTCTCCGGGAAGCAGACCAAGCCGCTCATCCAGTGCGAGTACTCGCACGCCATGGGCAACAGCAACGGCACGCTGGCCGACCACTGGGCCGCCATCGAGTCAACCCCAGGGCTTCAGGGCGGTTTCATCTGGGAGTTCTGGGACCACGGCATTCTTCAACGCGTGAACGACGGAAGACCGGCCGGGCGCGGTGGCACCGGGCTGTATGACAACGGTGTCGCCGCGCCGGGCCACCGCTGGGCCTACGGCGGCGACTTCGGCGAGACGATCCACGACGGCGCCTTCGTCGCCGACGGGGTCGTCTTCCCCGACCGCACGCCCAAGCCGGTGATGTACGAGCACCGGGAGATCGCGGCGCCGGTGCGCCTCGCGTACGTCGGGGGCGAGCTGCGGCTCACCAACCACCAGCACTTCCGGGGCCTCGAGTGGCTGACCGCCGAGTGGGAGCTGTCCCTCGCGGAGGGCGGCACGCTGACGGCCGCGGCCGAGCTGCCCGACGTACGGGCGGGCGAATCGGTGGCCGTGCCGATGCCGTTCGCGCTGCCGGAGGACGGCGGCGAGGCCTGGCTGACACTGCGGGTGACGACAGCGGACGAGGAGGCGTGGGCACCGCGCGGCACGGAGGTGTGTGTGCCGCAGGTGCGGCTCAGGGCGGCCACCCCCGTGGGCTCCGCCGCACTGCCGGACTCCGCCGTCGAGGTCGACGAGGACGGGCTGCTCGTTCATCCGCTGCTCACCGCGGCCCCCGTGCTGTCGCTGTGGCGGACGCCGACCGACAACGACGAGCTCGGCGGCATGGCGGTGCGCTGGCGGGCCTGGGGACTCGACGCGCCGGCGCGCAAACTCGTCGACGTGCGCCGCGAGGACGGAGGCGTCACCGTGGTCGCCGAGTACGCGACCCTGGCGGGCGCCGTACGTCACGAGCAGATGTTCACCCGTGTCGAGGGCGGGGTGCGGATCGAGGAGACGGCGCAGTTGCCGGCCGCGCTCGACGACGTACCGCGGGTGGGCTCGGTCTTCGAGACGGTCGCCGGGCTCGATGTCCTGGAGTGGTACGGGCAGGGCCCCTGGGAGTCCTACCCGGACCGGAGCACAGGCGCGCCGGTGGGCCACCACTCCCTCCCCGTGGACGAGTTGTTCACCCCCTATCTGCGTCCGCAGGAGAGCGGCGGGCGGCACGGTGTACGCCGCTTCACGCTCTCGGCGCCGGACGCCACGGGCTTCGCGGTCGCGCTCGACGAACCGCGCCAGGTGACCGTGACCCGCTACCGCGCCGCGGATCTGGCGGCCGCCACCCATCACGACGAGCTGGTGCCGCGGCCCGGCTGCGTGGTGCACCTCGACGCCGCGCACCGGGGGGTGGGCACGGCCTCGTGCGGACCCGACACCTCGCCCGGCCATCTCGTCCCGGCCGGCACCCACCGCTGGTCCTGGACGCTGCGCGTGCTCTGA
- a CDS encoding histidinol-phosphatase: protein MSEQQLPAWADPSVSPAVLDPQGVSRRGLLRSAGLFGAAFAVGSLATPAAADSRRLGGDDPHLAYLVGDHHIHSVYSHDAKYTFSQLARASAEYGLDWMVFNEHSNFGHANYGAQLEHQEILKARAENPRQLIFQGLEWYIPGAEHATVFAAPGRHEVDLLTKFELAYDGKLLGYTAGSPTSPDTARNEAHAVKAIKWLAEQRRTGYVDDVLVLANHPTRLGIDSPHEIRGWRDAAPEIMIGMEGAPGAQGGGIPGWVGSGQQRGEYTNKPSENSFAGYPENAYVLYGGFDWMTATVGGMWDAMLAEGRLFTVTTNSDVHRVVFDTWKNGDWAPGQNFDNTGHVPDPVNTDSQQPGGDFWPGQFSRTHVGVTRYGYRAVMAGLRAGRVWLDHGHLLDGLDVRVTRDCDHGPGVTMGGRIRVRTGEKLTLSVTVTTASRANPQGILPELAHVDVIRGAVRGPAADRDDWRAPDTKVVRTVDVSGRKGTYTLRIPLVAGDESFYVRLRGSDGNRNGTGYLGASIDPHGPIPHVPGNGDPWVDTWFYANPVFVDVVGGR, encoded by the coding sequence ATGTCCGAGCAGCAACTGCCCGCCTGGGCCGATCCATCCGTCTCCCCCGCCGTGCTGGACCCGCAGGGCGTGTCACGACGCGGGCTGCTGCGCAGCGCCGGCCTGTTCGGGGCTGCCTTCGCGGTGGGCTCGCTCGCCACCCCCGCGGCGGCCGACTCACGACGCCTCGGCGGCGACGACCCGCACCTCGCCTATCTCGTCGGCGACCACCACATCCACTCGGTGTACAGCCACGACGCGAAGTACACGTTCTCCCAGCTCGCCCGGGCGAGCGCCGAGTACGGCCTGGACTGGATGGTCTTCAACGAGCACTCCAACTTCGGGCACGCCAACTACGGCGCCCAGTTGGAGCACCAGGAGATCCTGAAGGCGCGCGCCGAGAACCCGCGTCAGCTGATCTTCCAGGGTCTGGAGTGGTACATACCGGGCGCCGAGCACGCCACGGTCTTCGCGGCGCCCGGCCGGCACGAGGTGGATCTGCTCACCAAGTTCGAACTCGCCTACGACGGCAAGCTGCTGGGCTACACGGCGGGCTCGCCCACCAGCCCCGACACGGCCCGCAACGAGGCCCACGCGGTCAAGGCCATCAAGTGGCTCGCGGAGCAGCGCCGCACCGGTTACGTCGACGACGTGCTCGTCCTCGCCAACCACCCCACGCGCCTGGGCATCGACTCCCCGCACGAGATACGGGGCTGGCGGGACGCGGCGCCCGAGATCATGATCGGCATGGAGGGCGCCCCCGGCGCCCAGGGCGGCGGCATCCCCGGCTGGGTCGGCTCGGGCCAACAGCGCGGCGAGTACACCAACAAGCCGTCCGAGAACTCCTTCGCCGGGTACCCGGAGAACGCGTACGTGCTGTACGGCGGCTTCGACTGGATGACGGCGACCGTCGGCGGCATGTGGGACGCGATGCTCGCCGAGGGCAGGCTGTTCACCGTCACCACCAACTCCGACGTGCACCGCGTCGTCTTCGACACCTGGAAGAACGGCGACTGGGCGCCCGGGCAGAACTTCGACAACACCGGGCACGTTCCCGACCCGGTGAACACCGACTCCCAGCAGCCGGGCGGCGACTTCTGGCCCGGCCAGTTCAGCCGCACCCACGTGGGCGTGACCCGCTACGGCTACCGCGCCGTGATGGCGGGCCTGCGCGCGGGTCGCGTCTGGCTCGACCACGGGCACCTGCTCGACGGGCTCGACGTCCGGGTGACGCGGGACTGCGACCACGGTCCGGGTGTCACCATGGGTGGCCGGATCCGTGTCCGCACGGGCGAGAAGCTCACGCTGTCGGTCACCGTGACGACCGCCTCGCGCGCCAACCCCCAGGGGATCCTGCCGGAGTTGGCGCACGTCGACGTGATCCGTGGCGCGGTGCGCGGACCTGCCGCCGACCGCGACGACTGGCGCGCGCCCGACACCAAGGTCGTCCGCACGGTGGACGTGAGCGGCCGCAAGGGCACGTACACCCTGCGCATCCCGCTGGTCGCCGGCGACGAGTCCTTCTACGTCCGGCTGCGCGGCAGTGACGGCAACCGCAACGGCACGGGCTACCTGGGCGCCTCGATCGACCCGCACGGCCCGATTCCGCACGTGCCCGGAAACGGTGACCCGTGGGTCGACACGTGGTTCTACGCGAACCCCGTGTTCGTCGACGTGGTCGGTGGCCGGTAG